CCCTGCCGCAGGTGACTAATATTCTGGAATTTACTGTGATGGTAGCGTCGGAACTGGCCGTGGGGTTTGTCCTGGGGTTGGGGGTGATGTTGATGATCCAGGGGATGCAGTTGGCGGGGGAGATCGTCTCGCGAATGGCGGGGTTGGGAATCGGCGACATTTACGATCCAACAAGCGATAGCGAGCTATCCGGCTTCAGTCAGTTCCTCTTCATCGTGGGATTGATGGTATTCCTGGTGACGGGTGGAGAAAAGGCCCTGTTGAGCGGGATTCTGGAAAGCTACGCGGTTCTTAAACCCGGTGTCGTGCTTTCGGTTCATGATGCGGCCACACTTCTTCTGGATTGTGTGACGCTCAGTTTCGTTTTGGCGGTTCGGGTGGCCGCTCCCGCCATGGCGGCCCTGCTCACCGTGACGCTCGTTCTGGGGCTGATTAGTCGAACCCTGCCTCAGCTCAATCTTCTCATGCTGGGTTTTGGGCTGAATGGCATGGTGGCGCTGGGGACGCTCCTTCTTTCGATAGGATTCATTGTGATGATCTTTGAGCAGGACCTGGCCAACACGTTTCAGCGGGTGTTTCCCTGGACGGCCGGATCCTAACGGGAGTGATCGTCCCGACCGCAAGCCATGCCGGACGATGCTGGTGAAAGAACGATCGAGCCAACGCAGCACCGGCGACAGAAGGCCCGCGAGGAAGGGCATGTCGCGCGGAGCTCGGACCTCGTCTCGGCGCTGGTTTTACTGGCAGGAACAGGTGCGCTCTTGGTCAGCGGAAGGGCCCTTGTGGAAACGGTGGTCGGCTTGACGGAGCGTCATCTTGGTGGCGAAGCCTGGCTAACAACCGACGTGAACACGGCCAGCGCCATGTTCCTTGAGGTAACCCAGGAGATCGGACAGGCACTGGCGCCGCTTCTGTTGGCTGTGGTGATTGCCGCAGTGGTGGGACATTTTATTCAGTTCGGTTTCCTGTTTTTGCCCCAGAAGGCTGCCCCCGATTTGACACGGATTGA
This is a stretch of genomic DNA from Thermogutta terrifontis. It encodes these proteins:
- a CDS encoding flagellar biosynthetic protein FliR, encoding MVAYLLNQFIALMLVFIRMTGLVLSAPVLSHRLVPMQIRVLLALGLAVLILPVVTVPLPQVTNILEFTVMVASELAVGFVLGLGVMLMIQGMQLAGEIVSRMAGLGIGDIYDPTSDSELSGFSQFLFIVGLMVFLVTGGEKALLSGILESYAVLKPGVVLSVHDAATLLLDCVTLSFVLAVRVAAPAMAALLTVTLVLGLISRTLPQLNLLMLGFGLNGMVALGTLLLSIGFIVMIFEQDLANTFQRVFPWTAGS